In the genome of Candidatus Chromulinivoraceae bacterium, the window AAAATCGTACGAGTCGGGTGATGGACGAGTAGAGGCTGTTAGCGATGTCTCACTGTCTCTTTACTCGGGCGAGTTTGTGGCGATCGTAGGCCCCTCGGGTTCCGGTAAGACGACACTAGCACATATACTTGGCGGACTCACGAAACCTGATAGTGGTGAGCTGCTTGTCGATAATACTGCTTTTTCAACCTACTCTGATAAAACACTTTCGCAATATCGTAATAAAAAAGTTGGCTTTGTATTTCAAAACTTTAACTTGCTCCCCTACTACAATGTATTGGAAAATGTTAGCGTGCCGCTTATCTTGGCTAAGATACCGTCTCGCCGGCGCATAGAAGAAGCAAAAAAGTACATAAAACTGGTGGATCTAGGGCATAAACAGCACGCGAGGGCCACCGAACTGTCAGGCGGTGAACGCCAACGCATAGCCATAGCGCGAGCTCTTGTGAATGAACCCCTAATTATTATTG includes:
- a CDS encoding ABC transporter ATP-binding protein, whose product is MHDKVVLVAKNIRKSYESGDGRVEAVSDVSLSLYSGEFVAIVGPSGSGKTTLAHILGGLTKPDSGELLVDNTAFSTYSDKTLSQYRNKKVGFVFQNFNLLPYYNVLENVSVPLILAKIPSRRRIEEAKKYIKLVDLGHKQHARATELSGGERQRIAIARALVNEPLIIIADEPTGSLDSRRAQEIVTILKNLAHKKGVAVVMVTHDLSFAAQADRVLRILDGSLQMGVTE